One Prunus dulcis chromosome 7, ALMONDv2, whole genome shotgun sequence DNA segment encodes these proteins:
- the LOC117633671 gene encoding enolase gives MATIQTVKARQIFDSRGNPTVEVDIVLSDGTLARAAVPSGASTGVYEALELRDGGSDYLGKGVSKAVNNVNSIIGPALIGKDPSEQTAIDNFMVQQLDGTVNEWGWCKQKLGANAILAVSLAVAKAGASVKKIPLYKHIANLAGNKNLVLPVPAFNVINGGSHAGNKLAMQEFMILPVGASSFKEAMKMGVEVYHHLKAVIKKKYGQDATNVGDEGGFAPNIQENKEGLELLKTAIEKAGYTGKVVIGMDVAASEFYGSDQTYDLNFKEEKNDGSQKISGNALKDLYKSFVSEYPIVSIEDPFDQDDWEHYAKMTAECGEQVQIVGDDLLVTNPKRVEKAIKEKSCNALLLKVNQIGSVTESIEAVRMSKKAGWGVMASHRSGETEDTFIADLSVGLATGQIKTGAPCRSERLAKYNQLLRIEEELGAEAVYAGAKFRVPVEPY, from the exons ATGGCTACGATCCAGACCGTCAAGGCAAGGCAGATCTTCGACAGCCGTGGCAATCCCACCGTCGAG GTGGACATTGTTCTGTCAGACGGGACTTTGGCTAGAGCTGCTGTTCCAAGTGGTGCATCCACTG GAGTTTACGAGGCCCTTGAGTTGCGTGATGGAGGATCAGACTACCTTGGAAAGGGTGTCTCAAAG GCTGTCAACAATGTGAACTCAATCATTGGACCTGCTTTGATTGGCAAG GACCCAAGTGAACAGACTGCTATTGACAACTTCATGGTTCAACAACTCGATGGAACTGTTAATGAGTGGGGTTGGTGCAAACAAAAg CTTGGTGCAAATGCCATCTTGGCAGTGTCTCTTGCAGTTGCCAAAGCTGGGGCTAGCGTCAAGAAAATTCCTCTTTACAAG CATATTGCCAATCTTGCTGGCAATAAGAACTTAGTGTTGCCTGTTCCTGCATTCAATGTCATCAATGGAGGATCACACGCAGGAAACAAACTTGCAATGCAG GAGTTCATGATTCTTCCTGTTGGAGCTTCCTCTTTCAAAGAGGCCATGAAGATGGGTGTGGAAGTGTATCACCATCTAAAG GCTGTGATTAAGAAGAAATATGGGCAGGATGCAACCAATGTTGGTGATGAAGGTGGTTTTGCTCCTAACATTCAG GAGAACAAGGAAGGTCTTGAATTGCTCAAGACAGCCATTGAGAAGGCTGGATACACAGGCAAA GTTGTCATTGGAATGGATGTTGCTGCATCTGAGTTTTATGGATCAGATCAAACCTATGACCTGAACTTCAAGGAAGAG AAAAACGATGGTTCCCAAAAGATCTCAGGAAATGCTCTCAAGGACCTTTACAAGTCATTTGTGAGTGAGTACCCTATTGTGTCAATTGAAGATCCATTTGACCAAGATGACTGGGAACACTATGCCAAGATGACAGCTGAATGTGGAGAACAAGTACAAATTGTGGGAGATGATCTGTTGGTCACCAACCCCAAG AGGGTTGAGAAGGCAATCAAAGAGAAATCTTGCAATGCTCTTCTTCTGAAG GTGAATCAAATTGGATCTGTAACTGAGAGCATTGAGGCCGTAAGAATGTCCAAGAAAGCTGGGTGGGGTGTTATGGCCAGCCACCGAAG TGGGGAAACTGAGGATACCTTTATTGCTGATCTCTCTGTGGGTTTGGCCACG GGACAAATCAAGACCGGAGCTCCCTGCAGGTCGGAGCGTCTTGCCAAGTATAACCAG CTCTTGCGAATTGAGGAGGAGCTCGGTGCAGAGGCAGTCTATGCTGGAGCCAAGTTCCGCGTACCAGTTGAGCCCTATTAG